From the Xiphophorus couchianus chromosome 11, X_couchianus-1.0, whole genome shotgun sequence genome, the window CTAACTATGCAAAGAATGTACAGAGTATTGTGAAAAAGAAGACGAGAAACGAGAGAGTAAAATGAGGATGAGCTATTGGCTGCCATGGAAACGACCTGTTTAGCACCCCAGACCCACAAGTTGATAATTTCCAGGCCACGCCACATTGATCCAGATTAACTTTTCAAAAGGATCACATGTCTGTATCAGTGACCCTTAATCATCAAAGTTAACAgtaataaacacttgaaatataacCAGTGTGTGtcagaaatgtatatattagacagattttactttttaaatgtagttactGTACTGACTAAAATTTTGATGATTCTCTGAGCTGcacaacaattaaaaaactgaaaatcttacACAATCATTCAAGCCCCTACAAATCCTAAACTATGTTCTCACACAGATCCAATCCTCATAGCCCAGGCGCTTCAGGACTACTACCCTGGAGACTGCAGGTTCATCCCCATCCGACAGGGGCAGCTCGTCTATGTTTATGCAATGCTGAAAGACAGAGGGAATCTCTTCTGGGCTGGCAGTGTGAGTAAAGAagaataaatttagaaaaaatcaTTATGACCATAATACACGGTGCCTTGCAAAATTAATCATACCTCTGGAATGTCACATTACAAGCACAAACACTGCAGAATTTTATTGTGTGACCGATCAATATAAAAATACCACATAATCATAAATTTACTTTCCTTAAAAAGTCGTTGGTAAGTGAATAAAGTAATCTCAGCTGTGAAGGcttcagatgtttgttagaAACCATTGAAGAACAATCAACATTATGAGGCTTATGGTAGTCTGTAGCACACTGTTGGGGCAACACAAGCCTGCCAGTAACTTTGTACCCAAATAATTGCCTTGTTTGTAGCAAGATTTAAGTCCAGTGAACAAGACCTAATTTTTGCTTcaaccctttaaaaaaatgtcatgtgtaAGGTAATCAAACCTGCTGGGTGTGAAGATAACTTGAAATAGAAAAAGGCTTCTTTCTGAAATTAAGAATCTggtagataaataaaaaaaataccactgatattttttctttgctactTTCAAATGTTAGAGTCACAGTTTACAGATGTAACAGGCTCACCTTAATCAGCCTCGGCGCCTGCCATCAGGCCAAAAACAGCCAAGCAAATATTGACTGAAAATATCTTTCTACTCAAGCCTtgaatgttttaagtcaatacaTGCATGTTCCAGGAGGAATAAATTAATGTAGCAACTTCCATGGTAAACAAGAAAAAGTTTCTGGTAAATGGTATAATGGGTTATGTTGTACTCATTTTAAAAGGCACATCTGTTACAAACTACAGTATAGTTTTTACTGTaagtaaaaactataaaatactgtaacaatcatcaaaaatagattttaggTGTGTGAACTATGTCCTGTTGTTCTACTGCATTAAAATGTCTCTAAAGATGGTGTTGTTCAGCCATCTTGAAGTTTATTAagatatagtaaaaaaaaaagattgagaaGCTCTAATCTAGCTATTTTACTACTGTAGGTACAAAATACATATTATGGAGAACAGGAGGCTCGCATTGGTCACTTCCCTAGCAGCGTTGTGGAGGAAACACATGCTCTCATGCCAGCAACCACTGAAGTCAAAACTACCGTAAGTGAACCAACAGTTCTGtgcatatttacaaataagTTGAACTATTatcaatttatttctattttattcttcattttcactgctttcattttttttaatccagaacTGGGACTTCTACTGCAACTGATGTTGAATGAACAGACAGAGAAAACGACAAGCGTTCCTTAACACACAATTATGGTCTAATCCATGTTAGCTTGTCTCTGAATACGATTTTGAAAATCATAAAATGATTTATGGGTGTCAGAAATTGCATTCTGATAACCTTGTCAAATAGATGCTTTGATTACTGGTCATTGATTTCAAGGTCGAGTTATTTTCCTCTTCCTTGTTATATATCAAACTTGGGCtcttctttcatgtttttctgtattcttGTTATTTGGTATTTAAGTGAGATTTACTTTACACAACATGACTTGACAGAATTTAATTggattttctgtcaaaattaaataaagaaaatatattgcaATTATCTTATCTGTATTTAAACATGTAATCATCTTTATCTTAAATTATTTAGAAGATAGTTCTCCTACATATGCTATCTGGGACACTTTGGCTTTTCATACTTTCAGTTTTACAGAtaataaacatttcaacaaaaactgtaaaaatgtgtctttttttaggCTGAGCTTGGCAAGAGATTTCACCTGAATATGCTGCCTATTGTTTATTGTAGCACAATATGATGGTGAAACAcacatcttttaaataaatgtgttgggtttttttttttttgttttagctgtgtTATGCTTAGACATTCAGAATATACAGGACActtggatttaaatatttttttcaagacAAAGTCAATTTTTACTATCTGGCagtcattcagttttttttttttttgttttgttttgattgtgtaataatttgtaaaacaacaaataaaatgtttgccacATCTTGGtttattgatttgaattttaaaaattgctttttaattgTCACAAATGTTTTGGGGACTAAACAATAAAATAGCTCGACTCTTCAGCCTCTGCTGTTGTGTGAAATTATACTTtcaacagaataaagaaaaaaaacgagaagacaaatttgagtttcaatatttattctaaatatGGTTTTCTGTGTGAATATGCCAGAGGCTATAGCCAGTTTAACAGTAATAGTAGAGCGTTGGGTTTACAAGTAAAAATTTACTCACTGTCAAAAACAGTACATATAGATAAGatatctgaagaaaaaaagtggcTCTTGTGCTCATCCTTTACACTGCACCTGTCATTCTTcatctgttgcttttttccGATCCACACAGTCTTGGCCCTAAATCCTCTGGTGGCATTTTGAATTAACCAAAAAAGCAATCAAATGCTCCCAATGATCCTGTATCTCTTCACTTACAGAAACCAGCACCTTATCCCACTGAAAAGAGAGCACAGCTGGCATTTTGTTAATAAGTCTGACAATGTTAGTTTTagacaagaacattttaagctGTCTAGGccttttccttccacccaaCTTTTTAGAGTTTGGTCTCCTAAATCCAAAGCTTTCTCGGGCTTTGTCTCATATTCACACACTAGGTAAAGGAAAGAAATACATGTGGTAATTTTAGATCAATGCATGGCTATAATTTGTCAAAGATAGGCCTATTCTCTGGAGCTTAACATCGTGCAGACAAAACTCACATGTAATGTTAGATGTTTATGCAGGATCcaattttttccagaggttACCATGTTCTAAATCCATCAGTGATTGTAAGTTGGAAGTCAGCAggttatgtttgcatttttttccaacttgtCTGACCTATTATGTTAACCAAAATGCCAACATATAAACAAGTAGTGGTGGGTTAGTACTTAATCAGTATCAGGGCTGTCAGGATActctacattttttgtttctgtgagcCATCTTCAAATGAGATGGGAATGTTGCAGTCTGGCCCAAGACATGGCCGAGGCGCCGTGATTGTTAGCACACCATCAGATGACAGATTGGAGGTGATGTCGGCCCCTAACACGCCAGATGGAAGCCTGTATTTCCTCAGAAACTCTCTTGACACAAAGCCGTGATCATCCTGAAAGCAGAATTAGTCAGAGAGTTAGAAAGGTTACAGCTTGCAGTTTCTGCAGATCTCTGAAATCTCTCCTGACCTGTCTGTCCTC encodes:
- the mia gene encoding melanoma-derived growth regulatory protein isoform X1; this translates as MAFRLFLALSVMLFLTACEAGKQMPKLSNKKLCADSECSHPILIAQALQDYYPGDCRFIPIRQGQLVYVYAMLKDRGNLFWAGSVQNTYYGEQEARIGHFPSSVVEETHALMPATTEVKTTNWDFYCN
- the mia gene encoding melanoma-derived growth regulatory protein isoform X2, with product MERDEDTNRACEAGKQMPKLSNKKLCADSECSHPILIAQALQDYYPGDCRFIPIRQGQLVYVYAMLKDRGNLFWAGSVQNTYYGEQEARIGHFPSSVVEETHALMPATTEVKTTNWDFYCN
- the cryabb gene encoding crystallin, alpha B, b isoform X2 encodes the protein MRPSFMRWFNWPENGHSEMRMEKDRFVIYLDVKHFSPDELSVSVSDEFITVHAKHEDRQDDHGFVSREFLRKYRLPSGVLGADITSNLSSDGVLTITAPRPCLGPDCNIPISFEDGSQKQKM